In Oryctolagus cuniculus chromosome 18, mOryCun1.1, whole genome shotgun sequence, the DNA window accacagcactggccctaacttGGTATTTTCTCATAGCTGAATTAAAAAGCACAAAACTAGGCAGATACAATTCACCTTAATAATATATAACACTTTATCTTAACCTAAAATACAATAACTTAAATATGTAATCAATGTGaaaattaatttgttcatttttatcaaaaaacattttaaaatttgaatgtaTGTAAAAAGTAACTCAACTCAAAGTAGCCCGGTTTCCAGTGTCCCATGGTCACATGATTCATTTCCTCATAAAATCTATGTGGAGACCTCTCTGATGAAGGTGTCAGATCAGCCACTGAAAGCTCTCCGAAGAAAGgtcattttcatatttgaaaggaagcagaGTAATTTGGgaatcattttgttatttttcatcagaaaaaagGGACAGAGTGTCGGGTAGCATGTGGATAAAAATCCACTAATGTTCTCCAATCTTGTATTTTTCTCAGTTCTACAAAGCACAAAAAGGGTCAAAAGGTTGtgtaaaaaatagaagaagacaaagCAAAATACCAGCAAAAGGATAGTGTGGGTGGCTCTGTTTTCTGGAGACATCTGCCTGGataggctggagctgtggatgtgCTGGGCTCTCCTGTGGTGACTATAGAGGAGCCCCACCATGTAGAGGCTGGACCAGATCATCAGTGCCACAAACAGGAGATCGTGAATCACCATGGAACTTACAAATGGTCCTGGATAGTGCATGTTCATCTTCTTGCTTTGACAGTATGCATTAACATATCCCTGACCAACCATAGTGAAATTCAATTTGGCTCCCTTGACTCTAATGACCTGGATGTAGATCAGCAGGTTGATGacccagaagaaaaggaaagaggggaaaATCCAGGTGGACAGTTTAAACTTCAGCCATGCCCATTTAGAATGACTGGGACTGATGGTGATGGCTTGAAATATACTCAGGAGAGAGGTGGTGCAGCTGGAAAGACCCCGGGTAACTCTGTATATGCACAAAAATATTTGACAACCAATATCATCCAAGAAACGTTTGACTCCGAATGATGACATGATTTCTGGCATTGAatggaaaataatgtttaaaatattggcCATTGTCAGGTGCATGAAAATCCAGTCTATGGGCTTCTTCAGCTGAGGCTGGGTGAGGAAGGTGTAAATATAGATCGTGAAGATCAGTGAGTTTGCTGTGACACTGGTGGACATCTGAGCTATGAGACAAAAACTATAAATTGTGTCACTTGGAAACAGTATCTCGATGATGTATTCAAAGTTTTAATTAGGTAAGTTTGGTCTCTTTGGAAAAATAGGTTGCACtgtgaaattattaaaatatggtGCCCTGTGGAAGGATATGATGCCTAGCAGCTCAGTTTGGGAGATGGGTGCTGAAATGTTCAAATCTTCTATGTTTCAGATACAAGGGTGGGACTTCCAGGGACTGGATTCCAGGCATCCTTTAAGTTTGGATTGTAGAGGTAGGTGATATGAAGAAGGTAAAATTCAAGTGTTCAAATCCTTCACTCTTATATGGCCACAAGGACCTGTTGGCCTCTGCGAATGAAAAATTTGCATGTAATATTTTCCTCAGAATCCTAGAGTGCTATTAGCTCTAAAACTATGTGTATATTCACCTTTCTGAAGAATAATCCACGTCTACTGCTTGaaatgtagtgtgtgtgtatgaattgcTTTTTTAGAATTTACACTGCAGAcacaattatttcaaataaaaatttttaacatgttATTTAGACAACTTTAAAATTTCAACAATCACATGTCATGCCAATCAAAAAATAGAATTGGGGTTGGCAAAgggatgtagcaggtaaagctgctgtctgtgcctccggaatcccatgtgggtgttagtTCATGTaaaggtgctctacttccaatctagctccctgccaatgcaccgaaaagcagcagaagatggtccaagtacttgggcacctgcacccataacggagactcagaagaagctcctggcacctggctttgcactggcccagccatgactcttgtggccatttgtggaatgaagcaacagatggaagatctctctctctcttgctctctcgctctcttgctctctcactctccagtgctggcatcccatatgggtgccactttgagtcccagcagctccacttctgatccaactctctactatggcctgggagagcagaagatggcccctgcactcacatgggagacccagaagaagctcctggctactggctttatcagctcagctctggccattgaggcctttggggagtgaagcagtggatggaagaccgacctctctctctctctctctacctctccctctctctgtgtgtatctcgactttcaaataaataaatacagatcactttaaaaaagtaaaactatcATGGTCCATCAAGAGATAACATACATGTTGATGCACAGACTATACTTAGagcttttatatttcattttttctgtatataCAAATATCTGTATGTAGATAAGGACAGGCACACATAGAAAGCAAGCAAAaagagagtgacacagagatgaaagtagaacaaaaatttcaaaattcatgcaaaaattataaatacagcAGAGGATAATCTTCAGCCAACctattcaaagaattaaaaagtagCTTAAAATAAGTGGTACCAGAAATAAAAGATGAGACACGgaaactgataccacagaaatactaAGCAGTATAAAAACCTACTACAGACTAAGATATACAAGAGAAGACCATGAGCTAGAAGTAATGCATCAGTTCCTAAAACATACAACTACCTAGACTGAATCACAAAGAAATATGAGTAGAAGTAATGAATCACTTCCTAAAGACATGCAAACTACCAACATTGAATCACAAATATTAAATCTGGAAGGgaatttctttatattcttagaattgtatctatgaattatgttgaaaatgctaaaaatttattaaaacattttaaataaaaaatattaaatctgaACAGAAGAAAATGCATAAGATTGGCAGTCTATCacaggggaaaaggtacccttaATTAACTACTGTTGGTGGAATGTAAGttaggtaaagccactatggaagacagtatagatacctcagaaacatgaatatagtcctgccatatgactcagccatcccactcctgttaATTTACCCAAGCACAattaaattagcatatgaaagagctatcagtacccccatgcttattgcagctcagttcacaatagcaacGAAATGGAATCAACTTAATTGCCTGTAAACTacagaatggataaagaaattgtgagagATGAACACCATGGaatacacagcagttaaaatattgaaatccagtcatttgtgacaacagggatgaagctggaaaacatcatatttagtgaaataagccagtcccaaagggacaaataccgtaagttctccctgacctgtgtgataactaatagggcacctaaaaggcaacctgtagaagtgaaat includes these proteins:
- the ORYCUNV1R1665 gene encoding vomeronasal 1 receptor oryCunV1R1665, with amino-acid sequence MSTSVTANSLIFTIYIYTFLTQPQLKKPIDWIFMHLTMANILNIIFHSMPEIMSSFGVKRFLDDIGCQIFLCIYRVTRGLSSCTTSLLSIFQAITISPSHSKWAWLKFKLSTWIFPSFLFFWVINLLIYIQVIRVKGAKLNFTMVGQGYVNAYCQSKKMNMHYPGPFVSSMVIHDLLFVALMIWSSLYMVGLLYSHHRRAQHIHSSSLSRQMSPENRATHTILLLVFCFVFFYFLHNLLTLFVLCRTEKNTRLENISGFLSTCYPTLCPFFLMKNNKMIPKLLCFLSNMKMTFLRRAFSG